The Dioscorea cayenensis subsp. rotundata cultivar TDr96_F1 chromosome 18, TDr96_F1_v2_PseudoChromosome.rev07_lg8_w22 25.fasta, whole genome shotgun sequence genome includes the window ttcatttttttattttatttttttcttctcgggttcatgtagcacaaagatggagaagaagatgaacaatttctcaaaccctagatttttttcctctaaattacattttcagccaaaaattcactttcaatccctccaaatatattttcttacaaaaacagtccctgaaaaaaactcaccaatgatccctgaattatgaaatagtattctcaaaaaggtcctttcaaattacccaacggtccccaggttataacacaacatttttttaaaagatcccttccatcttactttttcagtcctcggtttccataaacatttcatgtccatccttttcatttatttttttaacccaaaaatcttttaaaaaaactttttacatttaagtccttgttctttccacttgggtttctcaccaaaaattACTCAGTACAAAAAATATTCAtgaatcgtagtaatacccccgaatatttttttccaaagaattatccaaaggttcgtgGTATTACAACGTGGGCTCTTGGGATAAACGATGTCTTGACCTCATTGCCAACTCATCTTGTATAGTTGGCTTTGCCATATCAGCAAGGGATGCCGACTCAACCGGAAACTGGCCACGTCAGCATCAACTTTCCCCTTTTCTTCATCCAGGGTTTGTTCCTTGGAGAAAGTAGTGCAACATCATCTTTCATCCTTGCCGTTTTCATGAAGATGCTGTGAAATTGAACGGCCGGTCGGGAGGAGAAAGCATTGCTTGTATGGGTGCTTTGAATCAAGCATCAACTTTCCCCTTTTCTTCATCCGGGGTTCAAAATCAAAGGCTAATGGAGAGCATGGGATGAAGAGGCCTTCTGAAAAAGGTGtaacaatgtttattttgagtcAGTCCTCTCAGAGCTTGAAGAGATCATGCAAGAAGACCATCTTGATTGTCTAACCCAGccacaaaagaagaaaacaaagtttattaaattattggAGTTATGAGTggaggttttatttttatttttcatttgttcaTTTTGGGTTGATTGTAACACAAGTTTTATTTGAGttattaatagaattatttataGTCTTTTCCCTTTATGGTTGTCAATTTGCAAAGCAAAAATGCTTTCCCCTATCTGACCATGTTAGCAATTTAAAAATGATTAGAATTAATGACACACTAATGATTAATTTAATCATTAGCAAATTTTAGACATTGTTGATTACTAATCTCACAAGAAAGTTTGGGCCTATAGAAAGTAATCCTGATAATTAATCAACTATTAGGATGTTAATCTCCCCCTTAATCATTACAATTAAACACTCAGTTAGCAGTAAACTAACACaaacattaatattaatgaacTAATAATGTGTAAACAAtgatccaaacaaaaattaaaaaagaaaaaaaatcaatagtatACCAAGGATTTGTACACTCATAAATGGATTTCTGCAGAATGAAATGGAAgacataatttataatttataacaaAGGTTCAAAAATGGATTTGTACACTTCATCACATATATCACCATAATTTCTACTCAGCATACAAAAAGGATTTAAGGAAAAAGTTTCCTTTACATCCCATAATTATCTCAGTATCAACACACATACAgtctaggaaaaaaaaaaaaaaatctgaaccaaattggaaatttttaaatttgttggtCTTCACAAACAAACCATTTGTAATTGCATTTTCATTCAAAGCTCAGCTAAGAAGTGTTACATTAGTTGGTTCACAAACAAAACATTTGCAATTGCATTTTTCATCCACTGCTCAACTGGTGttcacaaacaaaacataacaattGCAATATAATGATGACCACAAAAGATTATCACAAACTACATTCCTTTTCAGTTCCTCCCATGTTGACCTCCTCTGCCTGTGGAATTTCCTGGAGGGAGCCATATCCTTCTCTTCTTGCGAACATCTCCTTCTTTAGGTTTGTTGATATAACTAACAGGTTGTGCAGATTGGTGAGCATTAACCTCTTTGCTTTTTCCCCCTCTTAAAATCAATTTTTCCCTCCTAGTAGTCTGGGGAGGGGTTTCAATAGTTGTATTGATAACctgaataaaattatataactatGAGAGTGCATTTTATAAAATCTTAAGTGATACTAACATACATCACCATTTATATAAGTTAAAGTGACTCCAACCTGTGAGAGTGGTTCTTGTTGAGCTTGTCTTTGCAGTATGTTTCTCTCTTCTTGGTTGCCTCCACTTAAGATATCCACCTATATAAATGACATCaccatttatataatttaaatagagtacaatttttttggaagtttttaaatttaaaattctacTTACCATAGCAAAATGTTCATGCAAGACTTCAGAATCAATTTCATCCATTGGATTGTTATCTGTTGCCTCAACATTTGCCTGATTATTATCCCCCtatcatacaaaaaaaataaaaataaaataacaacagAAAAAAAGTTGTGTCATGAtgcatattaaaataaaaacataatttaaaactgAAGACAGTGCCCATTTACCTGGCTCCCCTTATGATGTCTTTTGTTGTGTCCTGTAACACCACACACACTGCATTTCATGCCAACCCCTTTCTTGGTCACTTTTCCATTTTTGAAGCCCATATTCTCCTCACCTATTTCTCTTCTCCTCAGCAGTGTTTTCTTACCTCTTCTCTTATTCACTTCTGCTGGTGGGATCATTGGACCTTGATCACTTATTGGCCAGCATTTCCTGTCTTGAGTGGGGTTTAATGTGTGTTCATATATCTCTAAGAATTTACTGACCTTATAGCAAGCATCTATAAAATCTTCAGGCTTCTCCTTGTTGTAGTAGATAACTGAAATAGCATGGCTACATGGTATCCCTGTTAACTGCCACTTCCTACATGTGCAATTGCCCATATTCTTATCAACAACAAACTGGCCATCAGGCCCTAGAACTTGATATTGGCTACCCCCAGACCAAATTGTGTTGTACTGCCAACTAAGTTGTTTGCATTTCTCTAACTTTTTAAGTATCTTAGGACAATGGCTGGTTGTGCATCTCTTCATTtcatccccttttttttttaatcctaaccATCAATTTGGTTCTAATCACCTCAGTCATTGTTACAATTCCTTTAACCCTAGCCTCGAGAATCTGGCTGTTAAAGCATTCACACAGATTATTGAGTAATATGTCACATTTATATCTTGTTTGGAAATGTGCCCTACACCAATGGTGGGggtctatttttttcatataatcaTGTGCACCTACTGACATCCCCTTCAACATCTCCATAGCTTGCTCATAGGCAGGGATAGAAGTTGATTTGGCACAATTCCATAATTGATCTTTAAGTGCTTTTCCTCTATAggtgtttttaaaattagtatggATGTGCCTAACACAGAATCTGTGTTCACTACCAGGAAATAATTCCTCCACTGCAGGCAATAAACCCTATGTTTGATATATAATTCACACATATGACACCCACCACAagtcaggaaaaaaaaaacaggaaacAGATGGCAATATGTTTAAGTCAGTGATCAATTAAAAAATGCAACACATCATTAAGCATCAGACAATAATAACAATGTAATCATACATCTCCAATCAAAAATTCAGCAATTTGGAAGTCTACATTGCATGGTTGGAAATTGTAATGATCATTGGAATAGCAattcagcaaaaaaaaaaatgcagcaATTCATTAATGTgcgaaagaaaagaaaaataatgatcatATTAATCATAATGCAGCTAACTGGGCAATATACACTAGTTAATTTATTGAATCATCATATTGACAGAGTCATTGTAATAGAAATAAATGTAACTACATtcaacaagcaaaaaaaaaaaagcaaaataccTTTTGCCTGTCACTCATAAAAGCCCAGTTGTAGCAATCTGTGATCCTTAAGTCTTCTGCTAACAGCTCCAAAAACCATTTCCAATTAGCTTTATTTTCCTTGTCAACTCTGGCCCAAGCAACaggatagatgcaatcatttgcatctatccccaCTGCTGCAAGTAGCTGTCCTCCATATAAGACTTTCAAAAAGCATCCATCTACAGAAAGAATCTGCCTGCACCCTGCCaaaaaaccctctctcaagggAGATAAGCAGACATACATGCATTGGAAAATACCTTGttcacatctgaatttaatagTAGACCCAGGATGAGTCCTGATCAATTCCAATCTGTAATCATACAACTTTGCTATTTGTTCTGATTCATCCCCATCTATAAGCCTATTTACCATGGAGGGAAAAAATAACAGGAAACACATCAGAAAAGAAATTCATATTAAAACCAATACATTCACATGATATATAGTCAAATTAGGGCTGTAATTACCTCAGAGCAATGCCCTTTGCCCTATATGCCTTCAATCTACTTATGTCCACTTCTTGATTAGTCTTCACAGCTTGAATGATACCAGATATTTTCCAACTAGGATCAGCTCTGAATTGTTCTAGATAATTTCTTGCAATCCAATCTGCGTTGACATGCCTATTCATGTGATCCTTTGAACATTCATGTTCTAGTCTACCTGATTTAATCTGCACTGTACTCCCATCCTTCACCATTGGTGAGGCCCATAAATAAAAGGGCACCCTCGCTTGCAAATTGCTTTACATCTTTTCTTGGAATTTGGTTTAAATTTCATGACATACCTATTCTTAATCCCATAATTCTTAACTGcatctttgaattgtttgaaACTCCTAAATTTCATCCCAATCTTGAACACAGGATTCTTCATGTCACATTCCTCATTAAATTCTGCATATCTAGGCCTTTTAGACTCCAAATCATCTTCATCTGTTGATGAGCATGAATTCAACTCATCAGAACATGCATAGTCTGAGTCAAACTGATTTTCAGACATCACATTTAGAGGTTCTTGATCTAACATAGCCACAACCCTATGTGATTCACTGTTATCCAAAGTTTCCCCCTCTGACTCTTCACTGAAATTATAATCAGAATCATTTAAATCACTGTCATCTCCATCCTTTTTCCCTTTTCCCCTACACCCAATTAATGCATCTTCCAAGtctagttcttct containing:
- the LOC120282727 gene encoding uncharacterized protein LOC120282727, giving the protein MHYMIGDIEGLAGYVDYCSEDQISRLELISMAKEFKLDVEQCTIWWLDAVNRNKGLKEIQTDQDTLLMARSIGSSREVYVFLKPKGAAGSNEAEQIEAIEEEEEELDLEDALIGCRGKGKKDGDDSDLNDSDYNFSEESEGETLDNSESHRVVAMLDQEPLNVMSENQFDSDYACSDELNSCSSTDEDDLESKRPRYAEFNEECDMKNPVFKIGMKFRSFKQFKDAVKNYGIKNRHVNADWIARNYLEQFRADPSWKISGIIQAVKTNQEVDISRLKAYRAKGIALRLIDGDESEQIAKLYDYRLELIRTHPGSTIKFRCEQGCRQILSVDGCFLKVLYGGQLLAAVGIDANDCIYPVAWARVDKENKANWKWFLELLAEDLRITDCYNWAFMSDRQKLAAL